The Thermithiobacillus tepidarius DSM 3134 genome includes the window GTGAGGCGGCCCACACCGCTTTGAGCGAGGGCCGCCGACACGGAAAGCCCGAGAAAGAGGAGTTCGACAGTGAGTGCGATCATGAGATTTTTTCCCTTTTCTGCACCCGCGGCGAATCCTACGCCAATCAGAAATCCATCGATCATCAAGTCCACCGTCACGGTAGCCACGAGACCAATGGGAAAAAATGTTCGCCCTCGACGAGCCCGAGGGGAGACACGTGGCTTCGCGGATGGCTCGGGCCACAGAAATTCGGTGAGCCACTTGACCCCGAGCATCAGCAGGACGCCGGCCGTGAAACCAACCAATACTTCCAACGGCGCATGCTCGCCCACCAGATCCGGCAGCAGTTCCAGGCCGATGGCGGCGAACACGACGCCGGCGGCGAAATGCTGGATGGCGCTCGTTAGCTTCGGACCCGGCGCCCGAAAAGCCGCGATGATGCCGCCCAGGATGGTGACGGCAAGCGGTAACAGC containing:
- a CDS encoding ZIP family metal transporter, translating into MSGQSLFSYMLLPLAVTILGGIIAAFRAPGPKLTSAIQHFAAGVVFAAIGLELLPDLVGEHAPLEVLVGFTAGVLLMLGVKWLTEFLWPEPSAKPRVSPRARRGRTFFPIGLVATVTVDLMIDGFLIGVGFAAGAEKGKNLMIALTVELLFLGLSVSAALAQSGVGRLTSIVTTTIMAFFVVIGSVTGFSLLAGLQGPALAGSIAFGSSALLYLVTEELLVEAHEVPETPWLTAMFFAGFLLFLELGITNT